In the genome of Vicia villosa cultivar HV-30 ecotype Madison, WI linkage group LG7, Vvil1.0, whole genome shotgun sequence, one region contains:
- the LOC131616829 gene encoding uncharacterized protein LOC131616829 isoform X1, with protein MVIEAPSSSSHVSGDTVGTKIPILPEGDGFDHHKLVVAEISHIRRTHLSEGKPSWKKLSSNQRDSLFDLFQKKFSWPPEHKITVRRNFERRGAEKMSQLLQDVRKDLEYRSGWMGADVWQQLFEHWNLLKFKKASETNKRNRSSMDDASLDLIFGLYYLFNLSNK; from the exons ATGGTCATTGAAGCCCCATCTTCATCTAGCCATGTTAGTGGAGACACCGTTGGAACTAAAATCCCAATACTTCCGGAAGGTGATGG GTTTGATCATCATAAATTGGTAGTTGCAGAAATTTCCCACATCAGACGCACTCATTTGAGTGAGGGAAAACCATCATGGAAGAAATTATCATCTAATCAAAGAGATTCTTTGTTTGACTTATTTCAG AAAAAGTTTTCATGGCCACCGGAACACAAGATTACGGTGCGACGTAACTTTGAAAGAAGAGGTGCAGAAAAGATGTCTCAGCTACTACAAGATGTTCGCAAAGACTTGGAGTATAGATCGGGTTGGATGGGAGCTGATGTGTGGCAGCAATTATTTGAACATTGGAATTTGTTAAAGTTTAAAAAAGCATCTGAGACGAATAAAAGAAACCGGTCTTCTATGGATGACGCATCTCTTGACTTAATTTTTGGATTGTATTATCTTTTTAACTTGTCAAACAAATGA
- the LOC131616829 gene encoding uncharacterized protein LOC131616829 isoform X2 has translation MLVETPLELKSQYFRKVMGESLTRIIFTTLSQYLCLKCLFFRFDHHKLVVAEISHIRRTHLSEGKPSWKKLSSNQRDSLFDLFQKKFSWPPEHKITVRRNFERRGAEKMSQLLQDVRKDLEYRSGWMGADVWQQLFEHWNLLKFKKASETNKRNRSSMDDASLDLIFGLYYLFNLSNK, from the exons ATGTTAGTGGAGACACCGTTGGAACTAAAATCCCAATACTTCCGGAAGGTGATGGGTGAGTCTCTTACTCGCATTATTTTCACCACTTTAAGTCAATATTTGTGCTTAAAATGTCTTTTTTTCAGGTTTGATCATCATAAATTGGTAGTTGCAGAAATTTCCCACATCAGACGCACTCATTTGAGTGAGGGAAAACCATCATGGAAGAAATTATCATCTAATCAAAGAGATTCTTTGTTTGACTTATTTCAG AAAAAGTTTTCATGGCCACCGGAACACAAGATTACGGTGCGACGTAACTTTGAAAGAAGAGGTGCAGAAAAGATGTCTCAGCTACTACAAGATGTTCGCAAAGACTTGGAGTATAGATCGGGTTGGATGGGAGCTGATGTGTGGCAGCAATTATTTGAACATTGGAATTTGTTAAAGTTTAAAAAAGCATCTGAGACGAATAAAAGAAACCGGTCTTCTATGGATGACGCATCTCTTGACTTAATTTTTGGATTGTATTATCTTTTTAACTTGTCAAACAAATGA
- the LOC131618575 gene encoding germin-like protein subfamily 1 member 7 has protein sequence MKVLYFLVSILALTSSVSFAYDPSPLQDFCVAIKDPKDGVFVNGKFCKDPALVKAEDFFEHVEPGNTSNALGSQVTAVAVDQLFGLNTLGISLARIDFAPKGLNPPHTHPRGTEILIVLEGTLYVGFVTSNQDKNRLFTKVLNKGDVFVFPIGLIHFQQNVGYGNAVAIAGLSSQNPGVITIANALFKSDPSISDEVLTKAFQVDKSIIDYLQKQSWYDNN, from the exons ATGAAAGTTCTTTACTTCCTTGTTAGCATCTTGGCTTTGACATCTTCTGTTTCCTTTGCCTATGACCCAAGTCCTCTCCAAGACTTTTGTGTTGCAATCAAAGATCCTAAAGATGGTG TATTTGTGAATGGAAAGTTTTGTAAAGATCCAGCGCTAGTTAAAGCTGAAGATTTCTTTGAACATGTTGAACCTGGGAATACTTCAAATGCATTGGGCTCTCAAGTGACTGCAGTCGCAGTAGATCAACTATTCGGATTAAACACACTCGGTATTTCTTTGGCTCGCATTGATTTTGCACCCAAGGGTTTAAACCCACCCCACACTCACCCTCGAGGCACAGAGATTCTTATAGTTCTTGAAGGTACTCTTTATGTTGGATTTGTCACTTCCAATCAAGATAAGAACCGTCTCTTCACCAAAGTGCTCAACAAGGGTGATGTGTTTGTGTTTCCAATCGGTCTCATTCACTTTCAACAAAATGTTGGATATGGAAATGCAGTTGCTATTGCTGGACTTAGCAGTCAAAATCCAGGAGTTATTACCATTGCAAATGCCTTGTTTAAATCTGATCCTTCTATTTCTGATGAAGTTCTTACCAAAGCTTTTCAAGTGGATAAGAGTATAATTGATTATCTTCAAAAACAGTCTTGGTATGACAACAACTAG